The Nitrospira sp. genome segment GACATGCTGCTCCTTCACCCAGGCCGACTTGATGCCGTGTATGGTTTTGGCGGCCCGGGAGATCCCGCTTTGAATGGCATCCTCGAAGCTCTTCGGCGATTCAGAACTGATCTCGATGATCTTGGCAACTGACATGGGAGTCCTCCTTTGTGATGTGTATGAGCCCGTTATAGAACGCACCGATCTCTTACTCTCGTCACAGTTTCGGTGAAGCGGCTCCTTCCTTCCCCTTCTCGGCGGGAGCGTTTTTCTGAAGGCTTTCGATGACCTGCTCCAGTTGCTTGATCCGTTCCCGGGCCAGGGTCACTTCCATTTGAAGCTGATGCAGCATGCCCTGTTCCAGCGATCCGACACTCATACGAAGCCGGTCGGTTTCTTTGGCAACGGCTTCGTGCGCCACTCGATATTCCTTGAAGTCAACCCGAAGATTGCCCAGGGTGGTGCGGTGCGAATCGCTTTCGGTTTGCAAGCCTTGTAGGGACGCCTGTGCGACATCAAGCCGGCTTTTCAGACTGTCTACTGCGACCCCGAGGGATTTCAGTAGGCTGACATCCGTCTTTAAGGCATCGACGGCTTGGCGTGACTGCGCCGCATCACTCCGGACCGCCGTCATCTGGTCGTTCAGTTGAGCGCGGAGCGTATCGAGGTCTTTGGTGGTGGCGCAGCCTGAGACGAGAAGCATGACCAGCCACAGCACGCCCATACGCGAGGCTCTCGAAAGCGCCGCCGAAGAGGAATGGGCGCAGAGAGGCGGCGGCGTCATGATTTCTTGATAAGGCACCATGGGATCCTCATTGTGGGAGCACTGGGCGATGTACCCGCTTAAACAGCAAGCGTTGTGCCGGGGAAGTGATATGAGGCTGAATCGAGAGAGTGTTGATCCGATAGGGGATTCGCGTCCCAGCAAGAAACCGAAAGTCGTTGTTTGTATCGCTCCCTGAGCAAGGTGCCTCAACAGGGCACCTATCACTGGTGCAATAGGCGACAGCATCGGGCTCGATGGTCTGTCGAGCTTAGTTCGCAGACCGTCCGCTATTTAAGCTGCCGAAGTTCGTCGTAATGCGTGGTCACAACCTGCGTGAGCGCTTCCCGGAGTTCTTCTCCCTGATAGTGGCGATTCGCCACTTTTCGCAGCCGGGAGGCGAGCCCTTGGTCACCGAGTGTCCCGTCGGCCCACTTCACAAAATCATCCCGGCGGGCGTGATACTCGAGGCACTCGAGCGGGAGCGTCGGTATCCAGCGGGATAATTCATACAAACTTGCTGCTTCGACGCCCAGATAGCCCTTGTCTGTTCTGAAGGAGAATCGTTTTCCCTGCGGAAGAGGGATGTCGAGATATTTGTAGAGGTGGCGGACGTGGGGGACACGCCGGATCGCCGGGCGCATACGGACGAGTTCGCCGCCACAGAGCAGGGCGCTTCCCATCGGGATCTGCTCGAGGCGTGCATCGCGTAGACTGCAGATAGCACAGTATGTCCGCAGCGAGTCGCCGATCTGGCTGTCGGTTAATTTGGTCAGGAGCAGGTGGTGGAGCGAGGTCAGGACCGACTCGCTTAAACGGTCCGGGCGGTAGGAAACGAAGGCCCAGCCGCCGGTCTCCAGCAACGGACGGAGCAGCGTTGTGACCTCACTCCCTTCAAACAAAAACTCCTGGGCTTCATCCAGGACGATCCAGTGGGGGCGAAATTTGCGTTCGCGCACCGGGCGCAGCGTCCGGATCAGCTCCACAATATAGGGGCTTCGCAAGTTGATCGGATATTGACTCAGGTCGAGGACCAGAGACACGCCGCCTTCGTCGAGCAGTGACACGACGGCGGACGGAGGGGGCAGGGTAGCCCGGTCACCGCTGACCGAGACGAATCGAGGCAGGACGCGGAGCCCGCGAAAGTCCCCTTCGGGATCGATGAGGAGCACTTGATAGTCCTCATGATGGAGTCCTTCCGCAATCAAGCCGACCATCCAGGACTTGCCGGTCGCCGAATTGCCGAACACGCCCAGATTGCGTCCGGCTAACCGGGACGCTGGGATATCGACGGTTGTGCCGTCTTCAGTCTGGCCCAGTAAGACCGGGCGCTCGCGTTTGAGAGGGATATCAAGAAATTTCCCGCCCAGCGGATACTCGTTGAGAATCTCAAGAACGCCCTGAGGGCCTGGAGCAGTTGCATGGACATCGGCGGTTTCGATGACGGCCGGGACCGCATCGCCCACCGCGACCGATACCTCGGCCAAGGTCATCATGGAGAGGTCGTTTTCGGCGTCGCCGAACGCCGCGAGGTTTCTCGGCGACAGACCGCACAAGGAGAGGAGCCGTTCGAGGCCGGATCCTTTCGTCGCGCCGGGCGGCAGGACCATGACCGCGCCTTTGTTGTATTCGACCGACGTGCTGCCGCCGTGGGAGCTGAGAATGCGCCAGAGAGCCTGGTCATGGGGAATCCAGGTCGCGGCGATGGCGAGCCCCCGCTCAAATGGAATACCTGCTTCTTCAATCGCCTTGAGCAGTCGTGCGTCGAGTTGACCGAACGGGAGATAGGTCTCCCCGCTGGCCGTATGGCTCAGGACTGCGCCGTTTTCCCACACAATGCCGGCGAACAGACTTCCCAGATAGCCGAGCTGGACGGTTTCGTAGCGGCGCCCCGTGACGAGAAACAGCACATGGCCGCTGTCGCGGCAGCGCGCCAATGCTGACTCCAGCTCGGGAGGCACATTCCCATTGACGGCCAGTGTGCCGTCGAAGTCGAAAGCCATGACACGGCGATACATAAATGTTTCCGCAAGTTCGGAGTGGAGTATTCCGAGTGCTGTGTCACATGAGTTCTGTGCCTCCTCAGGGCTCAGCGCTCACAATGAGGGACGGCTTGAGATGCTGATATCGCTCCGGTGCGTACAGATCGTCTTCGGCGCCGGTGAAATCTGGCGATTCGTCTGCTCATGGAGTTTTCAGCCGGAGCATCCTGTTCTCAACCGTGGTGTCCTGGATCAATTTGCCGAAACTGTCGGTGAGGACAGCGTTGAGCAAAATCTGCATATCCTCCGGGTCGAACCAGAAGACGTCCTCAGACCCGCTGCCGTTCAAAGTCATACGAACGACACTCCCATCAGCTGTATTTGTGGCCTGGATGGCGAGTTTGGTCGTGGTCGTCATTTCTGTGAAGCCGACCCGGCTTTTGGCGTGGACGGAGAACTGTTGAATCTTACCTGCCAAGATCACATCCGCTGCTTCCCGGCTTCCGGGTTTGAGGATCTGCCAGCCTCCGGCCGCCAAGTAGTCGGTCAGTGCCTGGGCCACGGCCTCGGTGGGCTTGCCTCCCGGAACGTCGAAGTAACTGATCCCTCCCCAGAGGTGGGTTCTCACGCCAAGACCTGTGGGATAGCTTCGACCATCCTCAAGAGCGCCTATCGCCACCCGCAACGGTGCGGCCTGTGGGGTCATCTTCCCGGCGACGGCCGGAACCGGATGGAGTGGAAGTGGAATCACCTCCCCGGTGCCTGCACATCCGACCAGCGTGACCAGCCCCAGCACTCCTATGCCGCACACGATTGCTTGCTTCACAGTACCCTCCCTGGAATCAAACGGTTGAACTCATGCCGCCCTGACGGCAGAGGCTTTCCTTGCTCAGTCTTATTACGGGTGCCTGAAGTGAGCGCGTCGATTGGACTGCCAGCAGGCTTCGCTATGTTCCGTGCAAAAGGGACGTTCTTTCCCATAGCTGGTGATTCGAATTTGTGATGGCGGAACCCCCAGGACCTGGAGATAGCGTTTTACCGATTGGGCCCGTCGTTCGCCCAAGACCAGGTTGTAAGCGCTCGTTCCCCGTTCATCGCAGTGGCCTTCAATGACGATCTGTTGATCGGGTTGCAACTTGAGAGCGCCGGCGTTGGCTTCAAGCATCGGTTGCGCATCACTGCGAACGGTGAACCGATCGAAATCGAAAAACACGTCGGACAGTGCGGCCATCGCCTGAGCCGGTTGCGCGGCCGGTTGAGGGGATGGTGTTGGTGCCGCAGCTGGAGCGGGTGGCTGTTCCATAGCCAGTGCTTCTTTCGCGACAGGCGGGACCGTCGGCTTTTCAATCCTGGCTGGTTCCGGTTGGACCGGCGCCGGCTCTATCGGCGCTGCCGGCTCGGCTTTCGGCGGCTCAGACGGAATCTGTGGAGAGATCGTGGCTGCCGCCACAGGCGCCGGGGTTTCTGGTGCCGCCCTCTGGACGGTACTCTGGTCTTCGACCGCCGTGACGATTTTGCGGCTCGCGCAGCCGGACAGTATTGCCACAACAAACAGACAGAGGAAAAAGCGAAGTGACGGCAGATGGCACCGGGTAGGCATGGTCGCTCCTTGGTTATCGGACATGAATCGATTGTGCAATCAACCCATCCGGCGATTTCAGGTAGGTCAACTCGGCTGTTTCTCCGATCTTGAGGTCGGCCAATTGGGCCGCCCGTGAGCCTCGGGTGATCCGGATGTCGGCCGGTACGCGGGTTCCCACAATCAACTCTTCCTTATTCGGCAGGATAACTTTCACGACGACCGTGGGAGGCTCGACGGCAGTATTCGTGGCGAGTACAACCCCTCGCACCGTCCGCTGGATGGTCTCTGCTGCGATGGCTGTGAACGGAATTCCGAGGGGCACGAGTCCTATGGCAGAGACTAGGCACAACGAACACAGCATCTTTCTCATG includes the following:
- a CDS encoding dodecin family protein, whose protein sequence is MSVAKIIEISSESPKSFEDAIQSGISRAAKTIHGIKSAWVKEQHVVVDNSKVTLYRVDLKVTFVLD
- a CDS encoding HAD-IIB family hydrolase, with the protein product MYRRVMAFDFDGTLAVNGNVPPELESALARCRDSGHVLFLVTGRRYETVQLGYLGSLFAGIVWENGAVLSHTASGETYLPFGQLDARLLKAIEEAGIPFERGLAIAATWIPHDQALWRILSSHGGSTSVEYNKGAVMVLPPGATKGSGLERLLSLCGLSPRNLAAFGDAENDLSMMTLAEVSVAVGDAVPAVIETADVHATAPGPQGVLEILNEYPLGGKFLDIPLKRERPVLLGQTEDGTTVDIPASRLAGRNLGVFGNSATGKSWMVGLIAEGLHHEDYQVLLIDPEGDFRGLRVLPRFVSVSGDRATLPPPSAVVSLLDEGGVSLVLDLSQYPINLRSPYIVELIRTLRPVRERKFRPHWIVLDEAQEFLFEGSEVTTLLRPLLETGGWAFVSYRPDRLSESVLTSLHHLLLTKLTDSQIGDSLRTYCAICSLRDARLEQIPMGSALLCGGELVRMRPAIRRVPHVRHLYKYLDIPLPQGKRFSFRTDKGYLGVEAASLYELSRWIPTLPLECLEYHARRDDFVKWADGTLGDQGLASRLRKVANRHYQGEELREALTQVVTTHYDELRQLK
- the pal gene encoding peptidoglycan-associated lipoprotein Pal; amino-acid sequence: MPTRCHLPSLRFFLCLFVVAILSGCASRKIVTAVEDQSTVQRAAPETPAPVAAATISPQIPSEPPKAEPAAPIEPAPVQPEPARIEKPTVPPVAKEALAMEQPPAPAAAPTPSPQPAAQPAQAMAALSDVFFDFDRFTVRSDAQPMLEANAGALKLQPDQQIVIEGHCDERGTSAYNLVLGERRAQSVKRYLQVLGVPPSQIRITSYGKERPFCTEHSEACWQSNRRAHFRHP